The following is a genomic window from Streptomyces lincolnensis.
ACACCGTCGCCGACGCCTACGCCGACCTGGTCGCCGAGGGCTGGCTCACCGCCCGCCAGGGCTCGGGTACACGCGTCGCGCACCGCACGGTCGTCCCCCCGTCCGGCACACCCCACGCCCGCCGGGAGAGCACCCGCCCGACCTACGACCTGCGCCCCGGCACCCCCGACCTCGCCGCCTTTCCCCGCGCCGAGTGGCTCAAGGCCACCCGCCGCGCCCTCACCGCCGCCCCCAACGAGGCTTTCGGCTACGGCGATCCGCGCGGCCGTGTCGAACTGCGCACCGCCCTCGCCGACTACCTCGCCCGCGCCCGCGGAGTCCGCACGGACCCCGACCGGATCCTCGTCACCTCCGGCTTCCGACACGGCCTGCGCATCCTCGGCACCGCCCTGCGCGCACACCGGACCCGCTCCGTCGCCGTCGAGTCGTACGGCCTCGTCTTCCACGAACAGCAGCTGACGGCGGCGGGACTGCGCACCGCACCCCTGCCGTTCGACGACCTCGGCACGAACGTGGCCGGACTGACGGACGAGGGCGCCGTCCTGCTCACCCCCGCCCACCAGTTCCCGATGGGCCTCCCCCTGCACCGCGACCGGCGGGCCGCCCTCGTGGAATGGGCGCGACGCACCGGCGGACTGGTCCTGGAGGACGACTACGACGGCGAGTTCCGCTACGACCGCCAGCCCGTCGGCGCGCTCCAGGGCCTGGACCCCGACCACGTCGTCTACCTCGGCACCGCGAGCAAGTCCCTCGCCCCCGGCCTGCGGCTGGCCTGGATGGTGCTCCCGCCCGCCCTGGTGGAGGCGGCGGCGGACGCCAAGGGAGGCGGCGAGACCTGCGGGGTGCTGGACCAGCTGACCCTGGCCGAGTTCCTCACCTCCGGCGCCTACGACCGCCACGTCCGCTCCTCCCGGCTCCGCTACCGCCGCCGCAGGGACGCCCTCGTCGCCGCCCTCGCCACCCATGCCCCCGATGTGCACGTCACGGGGATCGCCGCCGGCCTGCACGCCGTCCTGAGCCTCCCGCCCGGCACCGAACAGACCGTGGTCCAAGCAGCCGCCTGGCAGGGCCTGGCCCTC
Proteins encoded in this region:
- a CDS encoding PLP-dependent aminotransferase family protein; this encodes MARSWATLGVDLHVEPTGPGLRRGLTDALREAVRTGRLAPGTRLPSSRALAVDLGIARNTVADAYADLVAEGWLTARQGSGTRVAHRTVVPPSGTPHARRESTRPTYDLRPGTPDLAAFPRAEWLKATRRALTAAPNEAFGYGDPRGRVELRTALADYLARARGVRTDPDRILVTSGFRHGLRILGTALRAHRTRSVAVESYGLVFHEQQLTAAGLRTAPLPFDDLGTNVAGLTDEGAVLLTPAHQFPMGLPLHRDRRAALVEWARRTGGLVLEDDYDGEFRYDRQPVGALQGLDPDHVVYLGTASKSLAPGLRLAWMVLPPALVEAAADAKGGGETCGVLDQLTLAEFLTSGAYDRHVRSSRLRYRRRRDALVAALATHAPDVHVTGIAAGLHAVLSLPPGTEQTVVQAAAWQGLALHGLSYFRHPSATTGPTDALVVGYGTPPDHAWAGALEALCRVLP